A genome region from Alkalimarinus coralli includes the following:
- a CDS encoding YiiD C-terminal domain-containing protein: protein MNRLLKTHIPLCGFMELAIKSLESHSIIATAPIQPNRNMHGTGFAGAQYSLAVATGWALVQNRLDVAGMEGQLVVREATIHYKYPVTSDITLKAEFEVEMNDSELRSKMAEEGRINFPLTIAIYSEDKRCAYLNADYVVLGRA, encoded by the coding sequence ATGAATCGCTTACTAAAAACGCATATACCGCTTTGTGGGTTTATGGAGTTGGCGATAAAGTCTTTGGAGTCTCACTCAATTATCGCTACCGCACCCATTCAGCCGAACCGCAATATGCACGGCACCGGATTTGCTGGTGCACAATACTCATTGGCTGTTGCAACCGGTTGGGCGCTGGTTCAAAACAGGCTTGATGTGGCAGGAATGGAGGGGCAGCTGGTCGTTCGAGAAGCTACGATTCACTATAAATATCCTGTGACCTCGGATATTACTTTAAAAGCCGAGTTTGAAGTTGAGATGAATGACAGTGAATTGCGAAGTAAAATGGCAGAGGAGGGTAGAATAAACTTTCCGCTGACTATAGCTATTTACTCTGAGGATAAGAGGTGTGCGTACTTGAATGCCGATTATGTTGTGCTCGGTAGAGCCTAA